The Listeria sp. PSOL-1 genome includes a region encoding these proteins:
- a CDS encoding RICIN domain-containing protein, translating to MFKKIGISCILAVLALNLNLPINNIKSQAVSPTSTSEIDNDVIDHGTLDGKEYQMQLIYDRTKVIDVVRETRRPVIWRDHKGNNQIWTFKYDKEKDAYQIYANDGSNQAIAWEGKGGSPTRVVCPPNKQYAAYYWKVEKASDGSYIIRSYSDPNFVLSVPSSDQGANLQVRQFHGYKSSEIATQKFELSGYEYFPGSKEIKEQNIDHGTLDGKEYQMRLSSTKKTIDVEWSTRQVLIWQNHNGSNQKWKFVYDKSKEAYQIYTKDGTNQVIAWDKNAGSTRVVCAPNRKYDAYYWKVEDLGNNEYIIRNYANPHVVLTVDRGATKDGTKIKNSGFYGYDSDYDSQKFFLTQDKYYKNVRNFECIGMNKNGSPIYKSTSYYINGSGPHAVLLYLDYKVVSSYKGKSIYKVYDDRTGKLIGSGYGDPNCFVIDKYLVGGLYGPLKYHIEIEGEEPGFELANIYSNVYSYL from the coding sequence ATGTTTAAAAAAATAGGGATTTCATGTATATTGGCTGTTCTAGCTTTAAATTTAAACTTACCAATTAATAATATCAAATCACAGGCTGTATCTCCAACATCAACGTCAGAAATCGATAATGATGTAATTGATCATGGAACGCTTGATGGCAAAGAATATCAAATGCAATTAATTTATGATCGTACAAAAGTTATTGATGTTGTAAGGGAAACAAGAAGACCAGTCATATGGAGAGATCACAAAGGAAATAATCAGATATGGACATTTAAATATGATAAAGAAAAAGATGCTTACCAAATCTACGCTAACGATGGGAGTAATCAAGCCATTGCATGGGAAGGCAAAGGTGGTAGCCCTACTCGTGTCGTTTGTCCTCCTAATAAGCAATATGCTGCTTATTATTGGAAAGTAGAGAAAGCAAGTGATGGCTCCTATATTATCCGAAGCTACTCTGATCCTAACTTTGTGCTAAGTGTTCCTTCTTCCGATCAAGGAGCGAACCTTCAAGTTAGACAATTCCATGGCTACAAATCTTCTGAAATTGCAACTCAAAAATTTGAGCTTAGTGGATATGAATACTTTCCTGGAAGCAAAGAGATTAAAGAGCAAAACATTGATCACGGGACACTTGATGGTAAAGAGTATCAAATGCGATTGAGCTCTACTAAAAAAACAATTGATGTTGAGTGGAGCACAAGACAAGTGTTGATATGGCAAAACCATAATGGCTCAAATCAAAAATGGAAGTTTGTATATGATAAAAGTAAAGAAGCTTACCAAATCTATACTAAAGATGGAACGAATCAAGTCATTGCATGGGATAAAAATGCTGGTTCTACTCGTGTCGTTTGTGCACCTAATAGAAAGTATGATGCTTATTATTGGAAAGTAGAAGATTTAGGCAACAATGAATATATTATTCGTAATTATGCCAACCCGCATGTTGTTTTAACTGTAGACCGAGGTGCAACCAAGGATGGTACAAAGATTAAGAACAGCGGTTTCTATGGATATGACAGTGATTATGATTCCCAGAAGTTTTTCCTAACACAAGATAAGTATTATAAGAATGTAAGAAACTTTGAGTGTATAGGTATGAATAAAAATGGCTCTCCAATTTATAAATCTACGTCATATTATATAAACGGTTCTGGCCCGCATGCTGTACTACTTTATTTAGATTATAAAGTAGTATCATCGTATAAAGGTAAAAGTATATATAAAGTTTATGATGATAGAACAGGTAAGCTAATAGGCTCAGGTTACGGAGATCCTAACTGTTTTGTTATTGATAAGTATTTAGTGGGTGGATTATACGGCCCATTAAAGTATCATATAGAAATTGAAGGTGAAGAACCAGGCTTCGAACTAGCCAACATTTATTCTAATGTATATAGTTATTTATAA